tttaataaaaataatcattagattaatcGACAGAAacaataatcgttagttgcagctctagtcttgctcaagggcacttcagacATAGTTATTGAAGATGGaacagagcactgttcattcactccctcccacctacaactcctgccagcacctaGACTCAAAACTGCAACCATCggattacaagtccaactctctaaccattaggccacagctgtcaatgattttcttctggacaactgtcagatcagcagtcttccccatgattgtgtagcccagtgaaccaaactgagagaccattctgaaggctcaggaaTCCTAGggagtgttttgagttgattagctgattggcttgtctccatattctaatttgttgagagtgaattggtgggtttttgttaaatgtaagccaaaatcatcacaattaaaagaaccaaagacttaaactacttcagtcagtGTGCACAGAATTGATTTAATCCACGAGTTTCACAattgaataactgaaataaattaacttttttctacgacattctaatttattgaaatgcacctgtaCACACTACATACTTCACTAAAGTAATCCCAATACCTGGGTAATAACTATATACTAAACCAGAACCTTAACCCATGCCGAGTCCACACAGTTGCCTTCTACACTCAGTTCACATACTGTAAAATTAAGTGCAACCAATATTTTGTCACTTTCTTGCCAAAATGGCTAAGAGAATTTAATTAATATACACAAAGTTATTCAAACAGCCTTTAAGTACATAATGTGTTTATTTCACATATACCAAAGTGAGCATGCATGACATTAAACAGCCACTGACCTCTCTAGATCTCATCAGATATCTGACCATTCGTCCACGTAAAGCTGCCAGCGTCTGATTATCAAAGTCTGGTGAATTCATGCCTGTAATAATCATATCACACAATCACACTCAATCACACTATTCTGATAACTTTACAGAAAGCCAGTGTAATAAGCCTGACCTGTGATGCTGTCCACTAACACCTGCCAGCGAGGAAGCTCCTGCTCCAGCTGTCTGATCTCACGCTTCTGATGTCTATCTGCAATCATCAGCTCTACACAAAAGACAGAAACGTTTCATACACATAGGAAAGAGTACTGAAATTACTATATCTaagcacattaaaaacaacaaGAGGCTGTATGAAATAACTCACCGTGCTCTAAGACTTCATCCCTGCTgtccctgataaaaaaaaaaaaaaacgataaatgATCAGAACCAGAAAGTAACCAGAGTCATTCATCATATATAATTACCATAAAAGGCTGAGTCAACACATTAAGAACGAGAATAGAGGATCACGGATGGTTTTGTATtatgtaaatcatttttatttaatctggTGTTCAGGCAGGAAGGGGGTGAGTGTtatggtgtgtgtgagagagatatctTTTGGTTGTTGTTTTAGTGGTTCATTCTGTATGTGAGATTTCAATTTGAtctgcttgatttttttttttttgctgtgtataaaattgcataattttttttaagttctttagTCACACTGCAGGACTAAGTGTTATTGTACAATATTATTTGTCAATTTACTCTTAACGTGATGGTGAGTAAGAGTAAGACCGTTTCCTTACTTGAGTTTGGCATCATCAACCACCTGCTCGGCATCAGAGAAGTTCAGCACTTGCTCTCCTTTAGGCAGAGGTTGAACTAGAGACACATCAGAGTTGTGTAAATGAAGGCGATCAACACATGCAGGACTGTAGTGACGTCTGACAGCTTCTCACCGCTCTGGTCCTCCAGCAGATAGTACTGCTTGAGCAGCTGCCAGTGGACCATCAGATTCTTAGCAGTGCGCGACGGGTAAAAGACATTCGGGTGCTTGTTCAGCAAATCTTGAAAAACCTCCAGCTTAGGCTGACTGCTCTACTCACAAACATGAAGCAAGGATCAACTGTACAgcgtttacattaaaaaaaacaatctagAAAGCATTGATTGTAACATGTCAACAAAATGATCTCATTGAAGCATGGATGTCTCACTGAGGTGATCTTGGCGAGCAGGGCTTCCTCTGCCTGACTGAACAGAGCTTTACTCTGAATAGCAGCGATGGCCTCTGGATGCAGCTGTCTCATGGACTGCCACGCCAACCTGAGGAACAGACAAACCCCTCAGAGACATATACACTCACATCCTATGCTAAAGGAAAAGTAAAAAGGACACTTAAAGGTCACTTAAATATGAAtcaatttaaaagcaaaaatctgtaaaaacacacaaacttaTATTTGAGATATCAATTTCTCCTTGGTTCTGTTCTGTAATCGGATTATAATACTTTTTACTTTGTTTTCACAAAACATATGAATAAGAACAAAACTATAGCTAAGAGTTTCATGGAATCAAAATTTGGTTCGATATTCCAAGACAGACTGTTTGAGCATAACTGAAAACGGGAACATGAtcaattattaaagtgtttttagaATTCAGCAGAATGGTTAAAGAGAGGTAACGAATTAAGAAGTCTTAAGAGAGGGAATTGGAGATTGAAATGCAGATGTGTCTTGGGACTTCTCAGCACTGTCTCGCTTCTAACACTGACTGACCAAACAAAGACTAAACAAACTCATTGTTaggtacaataataaaaaataaaaaaaagctgaaaaatagtCCCTggtgagttaaattactgaataaATAAGAGAACTTGGTATGTAGGGCAAGAGGTATAACTTTAATGATACTATCATGCAATGGACATTTTTGAAATGTTGTCCTTCGGTATTCTGTTGAAGCAATTAGTCATGAGGatgatgacagttttttttttgtttgtttgtttgttttcacttccTAACAGTTTAAATCAGGAACTGTAACTACATCAGAAGGATAATTTGGTCAGAAACTCACTTTGATATGACTGGGTCATACAGTAGAGCGTACCAGCGCTCCTGAATCTCTCGCAGCGTGAAGCGACAGCTGAATTTCACCCCCAGATGAACAGATGAGAGATCTGTGGTCTGAAGAGAAAGTGTATGTACTCCAGGTCAATTCATCTCAGCAGCACTTCCCTAAAGAGTTCAGTTCTGACAGCTGACCTGCAAAACGGCATTGATGAGCAGCAGGTCGTCGGTGGGTTTCCAGCGGCCCAGGTCTTTGGTGATCTGTAACGGCTGCTTGCTCTTCTTCATCCGTTTGGTCATTGATGAAGGAGCGATCACCATGGTAAGGGGATGTGTAAAAGAGCTGGCAGACTTTAAACCCTGTGGCTCAGAGAGTGGCAGATCAACAGATGTTTACTTAAAACACAGATGTTACATCTCAGTAAGCACTATGCATgttcactttaaaacaataaaacacacattaaaaagcTATTTCAATGAAAACGCATGTGTCAGACACTAAGATCCCGTCCttatatgtaaacatttaatgACTGCACTGCACATacgtaaagaaaataataaaaaaatacaacaccaaaaaaaattaataaaacaataagaaataattaggaaataaaacGAACCTATTAATTAAAAGTGCAAAGTGACAAGACATTGTTTTAGCTATACAGACAATTTGTTGGTTAAAATGTGCTTTTTTCAacgtttttgaaataagtctctaatgctcatcaaaaatacagtagtatTTTGAAATAGTATTTTGAAACTGCTTtccatttgaatgtattttaaaatgtagtctaTTCTTGTAATGGCGAAGGTGAATTTTCACCCAATggtcagaagtcattctaatatgctgatttgaagctcattttattattattaatattaataatggttcttattatttttatattataacaatgtgtgaaaaaaatccaaataacCTTCATTACCTTCTTTTTATCACTGATGGTGAGGTCACCGCCGGGACATCTGATTGGCTCAATGACAGGCTGACCTTTGACCCGACTGGTAGATTTCGCAAGGCTACTCTCAACCAGTTCATCATCAAActtctttctttttattgatCTAAAACGTAAAGATTTGACAGCTATAAGACACATTAAAAGTACCACAGTGAACCAGAAGACTGCTGTGGTAACAGAGGACTGCTCTTCACCTGGAGGAGCTTCTGCGTTTGGGGATCATTCCCGGTCCACTGAAGGCCTGAGCGGCGGTCCTCTTCACAGCGGTGGACTCCTCGTCCTCTGAGCGGCTCTGTGACACCACAGGTCCGACCGACGCTTCTGCAGCCACGACAGAGGACATACCCGCCTTCACATCTGCAACACATCATCCAGTCCATCACAACACACCTGAACTCTGAACACCTGTCCATTCATCCAGAGCGTGGGTCACAGAAAACACCCCCTTTGTGTGAACGCTGCTACCAAAAATCTTTTAGAAATAAAATCTAATGTTGTTGTGTTAATTCAGCCACCGCTGCTGTTCATGCTGTCTGACCTTTCTCCATGATCTCCAGATCAGCTGCTCAACTTTCAGAAAGCCGATGAATCATGAATACTGGAAGCAGACAGACGAGATATAAGCAATAACAAAGACTGTTAACGCATGTGCAGTTAAAACTAGTGCAATACTACACTCCAATATATCGCGCAATTCTATATTAGATGTATAATATTATAGTTTGATTGGTTTATTTGCTTTAACAGCGACAACTGATGTGTCAACAAACCGTTACACCACCACAGCGTATTTACATTAAAACCGATCATTCAcgcttttttttatatgtttacctTAAGTTATCTTTGCGCTCTGACCAGATTCAAATATAACTTGTTATTTTATGCTttttctgataaaaaataaaataaagtaaataatgataaaacgATAAAGCTAACAGGGGTTAGCTAACTGGAGGCTTCTGTGGAGTTTGAAGCGTTTCCGGGACCGGGTTAGACCGGAAATGTCGTCAGAGCACAACGCGTGACAGTTTCGAAGCGCTCAGAACACACCGCCTGCTGCTGGACAAAACTGCGTGAACGCAACGAAAACTCTTTAATGTGATTTCATATAAATAGGGCTTGGTAATCTATGGATATTTTAATTGTGTGTGGGGTTTATGAGGACATacatttgtataatgacatggttatgacatatgtattacaatgaggaggtgctttatgaggacattttcagTGTTGCTGTAATTCAAAAGGCTTATAAATCATTCAGTTTTTTTGAAAATCCAAACATGCACAAATTTTCCTGTTAGGGGTGGGTTTAgatgtagggttggggtagggtaAATAGAAAATACATTGTCTCTTTAAATGCCCTACCTTAGTTACTATGGCAAGAAAACATTGGTTTGTTTTTGATGATCATCTCTGACTGTGCAGTTCTTCAGCATCATGAAAAGTTTCTTACATTTACATGTCTAAAAAGCCTTGtgagtctaataataataataataaacatttgtattttttcataCATAAAATGCAACTCAAAGTGCTTCACAAccataaaatcaaatataattaaaatcaaaCAACTATAAAAGGTTCAAAATGTAAACTAAAGAATATAGTTTGACCTCAATgtccatataaaataataaagtaacaaTAAAAGAATCAGAagataaaatgaaagtgaagtgtGGTGACCCAAACTTGGAATTTGtgttttgcatttaacccatccaaatgcacacacacacacacacacacacacacaccatgaacacacacccagagcaaaaCCACAACCATATgattacaagtctgactctcttaACATTAGGCCATGTTTGCCCCGGACCTCATACATAAAAAGATGTCCCACTTTAAGCTGGTAGCCTCTTTTACTTTCAGTTGTATTGTAGTATGCTTtctcattttttgttttattagtacTCTGGCTGCTGCATTTTGTATCAGTTGTAACTTAATTATAGAACCCTTAGGCAAGCCAGAAgacataacattaaaataatctagATGAGAGAAGATAAAAGCAtgaattaaaacttaaaactaaGTTCACAGTCTAGAATGACGCCTCTTTCTTAGATTGTATAGTGCCAAGGAACCCAACCCAGCTCCTCTCCCACTCATGTTTTGGGCTCATGAGAATTTCAGTTCTAtctttgttaaattaaaaaaataaaaattgtgttcaTCCACTTAACAATGCTGGAGAGGCAGTCAGACAACCTCTCTAATACAGCAGTGTCTCTGAACTCAactgaaatgtataattgtatatcatcagcataaaaagTATAATTCATGTCATATTTCTGAATTATGCTGCCCAAAGGGAGCTTgtataatgaaaatgaaacagGCCCAAGAACTGATCCTTGTTGAACACCATGTAATATTTCATGTCTTTAAGATACAATCACCTATATTAACTAAAAAAGTTAGttaataattaaaagttaaaaaagaacttcctttctgtaatatatttttgaaccAATTTAAAACATTATCAGAGAGACTTACAAGTTTTTACAGTTTGTTTAACAGAATACAGTGATCAACCGTGTCAAATGCTGCACTTAGATCCAAGAGTTTTAAAATTGATGCATTACCTTTAGATCATTTACTATCTTTAATAGTGCTGTTTCTGTATTATGACCTTCCCTGAAACCAGACTGATTTTGATCTAAAAATGTATCAAGCTGCTGAaatacaactttttctaaaatttttctCAAAAATGTAATGTTAGAAATTGGTCTATAGTTATTAAGGAGAGAACAATACaggtttcttaaaaaaagaagaagaaaaaagaagtgGTTTCacaatagcacatttaaaaacattaggaAAAAAATGCCTGTCTCCACGAAACAACTAACTAATTCAAAGACATAATCATCTATCAAACTGTGTGAAACtagatttaagatttaagatggtttaaacttctgatatacttttttttctgtcaaacacacacaaggttacagtaaaaacatttaaagttcCCATAAACGGTTATGTCTTCAAACGTAAACAGCTGCATGTGTGTATCAGTATATTAGATCTGTGAAACAGTGTCTCTTGGGCATAGCCAGGgatgaaatacaaaatactgttttctattttgtatttaaataagtttaatttttgtagtttcaaaatacataaaatactttaGCCAATCAACCTCTTTATTAGACTGCTGATTTCCTATATCAACAAgtatacaaaaatactaaaaaaaaaaaaattactaagattaaatgtatttaaatacaaaatacatttgactttgccaaagttatttatatacaaaatagtatttcaaatacatgtatttttaaatactgcccatccctgcaGGAATTCGGCAGCATAATAAGGAGGTTGATAccttctgtatttaaaaaaatcaaaaacactcagattaaatgtttaaatgcaaaatacattttaaatatcccCTCCCCCCTTTTTATGTATTGGGTGGGATTTATTTAAATGAGGGATATTGAGATGTGCACATTCCTGGCAGAAAACTCCAACAAAACATTCCAAGGCAACAGTTTTACACACTTTTTGTTCATTGTGAGAATACTCCGGGTTGAATAAACTTATACCCTTGGAGTGGTTTTGAAACCAGCATACACTGAATAAACTGAGGTCAGGGTGTATGTGACAGTAGGTTAACATTGTTTTCTGGAATACACCTCTGATATAGAAAACAAATCAGGTTGTAGTGGACTTTGTGCTTTGAATCTTTGCCATTTTTTCATGCACAGACATTACaaactaaagctgaaaaaaaagtataaaaaaagtataaaaaaagcataataggataCCCTAATACATATGCCAAAAGTTAAGACAGACAAAGTGCAATTAAAGGCTGCCAGTAGCACACACCTTTGCTATGTTCCCACAGTCAATTCAAATTGCCTttatttgtaaagcgctttgattgtgtcaaagcagctttacagagccAAAAAGGTCATTTGTCAATGATGTTATAAGACAATAACAGAGTCAtttttcagctaaagtcagttaattgatgattcagtgatatCATCATCCAGTTCGGCTCTCTACCAATAGCatctgtgcaatcagtcaagcgTCCCCctctaagcaagccaaaggcgacagtgGCAATTAACCAAAACTccagacagaaatggagaaaaaaactttggGAGACACTATGCTCAGTCAGGGGTCCAGTTCTCCTCaggtcagacgaaaccagtatgGTGTGGtataattccaggctgcagcacagatgcagaggactcatctggtgCCGATGGTCTCGTGCCGATGGTCATGGAGGTGATGAGGTCTTTGCAGGGGATTTGTCTCTGGGACTCATCTAGTTGACTTGGTCTTCACTGAcattcagggatgtagaggttgtctctaggtgctgatccaccttCTGGCCTGGATatggactggatctggtggctacagtaaCCTCTCAAGCCATTCTTCTTACAATGTAACGAGTACATAGGAGTACATAggatgttatgggaagtgttcccggttccatttgatctaataaatgcagcctaacaatcatttaatgtatttgaattatagaaatatgattgtgtgttatgtgtaaactaGGTTAAAGAgatctttaatctttaatctagatttaaattgacGGGGTGTGTCTGCCTTCCGAACAACAGGGATTGGGtgtaaataggaaaaggatctgccacccgcagttgattttgatatccTAGATATTATCAATTGGCCAGAGTTTTGAGATTGCAGTAGTAGTAAAGCACTATAATGCAATATGAACTCGGTCAAGTATTGAGGAGCTAAACTTATAAGTATagcaaaattgtaaaatgtattcgTTGTTCAATAGGGAGACAGTGACAGAACCTAAtacggtcatacttcctggttctagtaagaactcttgctgctgcatgtggactagctggagtttgtttattaagtgtgcagaacaaccacccaatagatcattacaataatctaaccttgaggtcatgaacacatgtattaatgtttctgcatttgacattgagagcacaggtcgtaagttaaatatatttcgatggaaaaattttgttttacaaatgccAGGAACAAGGTTTTCAAAgtaaagattgcgatcaaatattACATGCAGatgtttttggtccaataataaaaacctttttagaATTCAGATTTAGCAGTAGGAAATTACAAGtcatacagtttttttatattaactatGAATTCCGTTAGTTTTGCAAATTTTTATGTT
The genomic region above belongs to Carassius gibelio isolate Cgi1373 ecotype wild population from Czech Republic chromosome A11, carGib1.2-hapl.c, whole genome shotgun sequence and contains:
- the LOC128022645 gene encoding microspherule protein 1-like isoform X1; translated protein: MEKDVKAGMSSVVAAEASVGPVVSQSRSEDEESTAVKRTAAQAFSGPGMIPKRRSSSRSIKRKKFDDELVESSLAKSTSRVKGQPVIEPIRCPGGDLTISDKKKPQGLKSASSFTHPLTMVIAPSSMTKRMKKSKQPLQITKDLGRWKPTDDLLLINAVLQTTDLSSVHLGVKFSCRFTLREIQERWYALLYDPVISKLAWQSMRQLHPEAIAAIQSKALFSQAEEALLAKITSSSQPKLEVFQDLLNKHPNVFYPSRTAKNLMVHWQLLKQYYLLEDQSVQPLPKGEQVLNFSDAEQVVDDAKLKDSRDEVLEHELMIADRHQKREIRQLEQELPRWQVLVDSITGMNSPDFDNQTLAALRGRMVRYLMRSREITLGRATKDKQIDVDLSLEGPAWKISRKQGIIKLKNNGDFFIANEGRRPIYIDGRPVLSGNKWKLNNNSVMEIAGLRFVFLINQELISLIKAEAAKMNQA
- the LOC128022645 gene encoding microspherule protein 1-like isoform X3 — its product is MEKDVKAGMSSVVAAEASVGPVVSQSRSEDEESTAVKRTAAQAFSGPGMIPKRRSSSRSIKRKKFDDELVESSLAKSTSRVKGQPVIEPIRCPGGDLTISDKKKPQGLKSASSFTHPLTMVIAPSSMTKRMKKSKQPLQITKDLGRWKPTDDLLLINAVLQTTDLSSVHLGVKFSCRFTLREIQERWYALLYDPVISKLAWQSMRQLHPEAIAAIQSKALFSQAEEALLAKITSSSQPKLEVFQDLLNKHPNVFYPSRTAKNLMVHWQLLKQYYLLEDQSVQPLPKGEQVLNFSDAEQVVDDAKLKDSRDEVLEHELMIADRHQKREIRQLEQELPRWQVLVDSITGMNSPDFDNQTLAALRGRMVRYLMRSRENRRICCGRSITSAVET
- the LOC128022645 gene encoding microspherule protein 1-like isoform X2 produces the protein MEKDVKAGMSSVVAAEASVGPVVSQSRSEDEESTAVKRTAAQAFSGPGMIPKRRSSSRSIKRKKFDDELVESSLAKSTSRVKGQPVIEPIRCPGGDLTISDKKKGLKSASSFTHPLTMVIAPSSMTKRMKKSKQPLQITKDLGRWKPTDDLLLINAVLQTTDLSSVHLGVKFSCRFTLREIQERWYALLYDPVISKLAWQSMRQLHPEAIAAIQSKALFSQAEEALLAKITSSSQPKLEVFQDLLNKHPNVFYPSRTAKNLMVHWQLLKQYYLLEDQSVQPLPKGEQVLNFSDAEQVVDDAKLKDSRDEVLEHELMIADRHQKREIRQLEQELPRWQVLVDSITGMNSPDFDNQTLAALRGRMVRYLMRSREITLGRATKDKQIDVDLSLEGPAWKISRKQGIIKLKNNGDFFIANEGRRPIYIDGRPVLSGNKWKLNNNSVMEIAGLRFVFLINQELISLIKAEAAKMNQA